The proteins below are encoded in one region of Erinaceus europaeus chromosome 15, mEriEur2.1, whole genome shotgun sequence:
- the TEKT4 gene encoding tektin-4 — MVSQAGPSGPPLCLSAPDSCPIGPSGPPPCLSAPDSRPIGPSGPSTCPCLSTRDSCPIRPSGPLTCLSTLDPCPVGPSDPPPHQSAQDPCPAVPSGPPCLSAPDPCPVGPRGNPPCLSTPDPCPIGPRGPPPCLVSPALCPPCTMAPMDVLLTRQPAPQTVPATQLPPKLYEVARNTGAYTSSGLATAGFRTAKYLVDEWFQNCYARYHQAFADRDYSERVRHESQQLAAETETLARRTQGDSTRKVGARLQDMHGWKSELQRLLEELVTETNLLLAQKRRLERALDATAVPFSIVTDNLQSRERRQHPDLVRDCVEIELLKEAELIRNIQELLRRTIMQAVNQIRLNRHHKESCEMDWSDKVEAYNIDEACAHYNNQSTEVQFYPHSASLQESASTPETWAKFTQDNLLRAERERLASVNLRALVDCILQDTSEDLRLQCDTVNLAFERRCEELEDALHKLEHHLRKTLREITDQEHNVAALKQAIKDKEAPLKVAQTRLYQRSHRPNVELCRDAAQFRLVSEVQELNLSLAALREKLLEAEQSLRNLEDSRMSLEKEIAVKTNSLLIDRQKCMARRARYPTILQLAGYQ, encoded by the exons ATGGTCTCTCAAGCTGGGCCCAGCggccctcctctctgcctttctgctccGGACTCATGTCCAATCGGGCCCAGCGGCCCTCCTCCCTGCCTATCTGCTCCAGACTCACGTCCAATTGGGCCCAGCGGTCCTTCTACCTGTCCCTGTCTATCCACCCGGGACTCATGTCCAATTAGGCCCAGTGGCCCTCTTACCTGCCTGTCCACCTTGGACCCATGTCCAGTTGGGCCCAGTGACCCACCTCCTCACCAGTCTGCTCAAGACCCCTGTCCAGCAGTGCCCAGTGGCCCTCCCTGCCTGTCCGCCCCGGACCCATGTCCAGTTGGACCTAGAGGCAATCCTCCCTGCCTGTCCACCCCTGACCCATGTCCAATTGGGCCTAGAGGCCCTCCTCCCTGCCTGgtctcccctgccctgtgcccaccATGCACCATGGCACCCATGGATGTACTTCTGACCCGGCAGCCCGCCCCACAGACCGTGCCAGCCACCCAGCTGCCCCCCAAGCTCTACGAGGTGGCCCGAAACACGGGCGCATACACCTCCTCAGGCCTGGCCACAGCCGGTTTCCGCACCGCCAAGTACCTGGTGGATGAGTGGTTCCAGAACTGCTACGCCCGCTACCACCAGGCCTTCGCCGACCGCGACTACTCGGAGCGCGTGCGCCACGAGAGCCAGCAGCTGGCAGCGGAGACGGAGACGCTGGCGCGGCGCACGCAGGGCGACTCCACACGCAAGGTGGGCGCAAGGCTGCAGGATATGCACGGCTGGAAGTCAGAGCTGCAGCGGCTGCTGGAGGAGCTGGTGACCGAGACCAACCTACTGCTGGCCCAGAAGCGGCGACTGGAGCGCGCCCTGGATGCCACCGCCGTGCCTTTCTCTATCGTTACCGACAACCTGCAGAGCCGTGAGCGTCGCCAGCACCCTGACCTCGTGCGTGACTGCGTGGAGATAGAGCTGCTGAAG GAGGCCGAGCTCATACGCAACATCCAGGAGCTGCTGAGAAGAACCATCATGCAAGCCGTGAACCAGATCCG GCTGAACCGCCATCACAAGGAGTCTTGCGAGATGGACTGGTCAGACAAGGTGGAAGCCTACAACATCGACGAGGCCTGCGCCCACTACAACAACCAGAGCACCGAGGTGCAGTTTTACCCGCACTCTGccagcctccaggagag CGCTTCCACGCCCGAGACATGGGCCAAGTTCACACAGGATAACCTGCTCCGGGCTGAGCGCGAGCGCCTGGCCTCGGTCAACCTGCGGGCGCTGGTGGACTGCATCCTGCAGGACACCTCCGAGGACCTTCGGTTGCAGTGCGACACCGTGAACCTGGCCTTCGAGCGTCGCTGCGAGGAGCTGGAGGACGCGCTCCACAAACTGGAGCACCACCTGCGCAAG ACACTACGGGAGATCACGGACCAGGAGCACAACGTGGCGGCGCTGAAGCAGGCCATCAAGGACAAAGAAGCGCCTCTGAAAGTGGCACAGACCCGCCTGTACCAGCGCTCGCACCGGCCCAACGTGGAGCTGTGCCGGGACGCCGCCCAGTTCAG GCTCGTGAGCGAGGTGCAGGAGCTGAACCTGTCCCTGGCAGCGCTGCgggagaagcttctggaagcgGAGCAATCTCTTCGGAACCTGGAGGACAGTCGGATGAGCCTGGAGAAGGAAATCGCCGTGAAGACCAACAGCCTGCTGATCGACCGGCAGAAATGCATGGCCCGCCGTGCCCGCTACCCTACCATCCTGCAGCTGGCCGGCTATCAATGA
- the SSTR5 gene encoding somatostatin receptor type 5: MEPQLPAPMLGGSWNMSWAAPLGNSTPAGALPPVAPGVVLLYLLVCALGLGGNTLVIYVVLRHAKMKTVTNIYILNLAVADVLFMLGLPFLATQYAVSYWPFGSFLCRLVTTLDGINQFTSIFCLTVMSVDRYLAVVHPVRGARWRRPQVARTASAAVWAFSLLMSLPLAVFADVQEGLGTCNLAWPEPVGLWSTVFIVYTAVLGFFGPLLVICLCYLLLLVRVKASGVRVGARRRRRSERKATRMVVVVVLVFAGCWLPFFVVNIVNLAVVLPEEPVSTGAYFFVVILSYANSCANPVLYAFLSDNFRQSFRKVLCRPGGGPGTDDADTVEARPDRSGVPRSPPSAPGPGANGLLQTSTL, from the coding sequence atggagccccagctcccagcccccatgcTGGGAGGCAGCTGGAACATGTCCTGGGCGGCACCCCTGGGGAACAGCACCCCGGCTGGGGCCCTGCCGCCCGTGGCCCCCGGGGTGGTCCTGCTGTACCTGCTGGTGTGTGCGCTGGGGCTGGGCGGCAACACGTTGGTCATTTATGTGGTGTTGCGTCACGCCAAGATGAAGACGGTCACCAACATCTACATCCTGAACCTGGCCGTGGCTGATGTGCTCTTCATGCTAGGGCTGCCCTTCCTGGCCACGCAGTACGCTGTGTCTTACTGGCCCTTCGGCTCCTTCCTATGCCGCCTGGTCACCACGCTGGACGGCATCAACCAGTTCACCAGCATCTTCTGCCTGACGGTCATGAGCGTGGACCGTTACCTGGCTGTGGTGCACCCCGTGCGTGGGGCCCGCTGGCGGCGTCCCCAGGTGGCCCGCACGGCCAGTGCAGCTGTGTGGGCCTTCTCGTTGCTCATGTCACTGCCGTTGGCCGTGTTTGCTGATGTGCAGGAGGGGCTGGGCACCTGCAACCTGGCCTGGCCAGAACCCGTGGGGCTGTGGAGCACCGTGTTCATTGTCTACACAGCCGTGCTGGGATTCTTCGGGCCGCTGCTGGTCATCTGCCTGTGCTACCTGCTGCTTCTGGTGCGAGTCAAGGCCTCGGGCGTGCGGGTGGGTGCCCGGCGCCGGCGGCGCTCGGAACGCAAGGCCACacgcatggtggtggtggtagtgctgGTGTTTGCCGGCTGCTGGCTGCCCTTCTTTGTGGTCAACATTGTCAACCTGGCTGTCGTGCTGCCCGAGGAACCCGTGTCCACAGGAGCCTACTTCTTCGTGGTCATCCTGTCCTATGCCAACAGCTGTGCCAACCCTGTGCTCTATGCCTTCCTCTCTGACAACTTCCGCCAGAGCTTCCGCAAGGTCCTGTGCCGGCCTGGCGGGGGCCCGGGCACCGACGATGCTGACACTGTGGAGGCACGGCCTGATAGGAGTGgtgtccccaggtccccaccgtCTGCCCCTGGCCCTGGAGCCAACGGGCTCCTGCAGACCAGCACACTGTAA